A part of Marinifilum sp. JC120 genomic DNA contains:
- a CDS encoding HAMP domain-containing protein, with amino-acid sequence MPKTSLHMKILLWGWAVLLCALLLTFWFYYGTVSEELTASSRQNTSRLLNYVRWKISHSPVNPGTPAFQNEINELGSHLDIRITYIKSGKVLADSDVKTSRLPELDDHSNRPEVIAAETSETGKDIRYSKTLQTRMLYVAKSMGNNGEFIRLALPYSVIGERLDRVMIHFSILLGLLTVGSAILLVFIGKRTTSAVREVSATAQAIGEGDYSKRIRVIPGGEYKLMANSINTMAKKIKGHIRIIEDQRNQLDAMFENMTEGIMVLDPQGKIESVNKSMTRLVPDTQQFVGRMPLEVLTRHEIQDAVDKIIKHGSKKDSDSLIVDLADGRSMNVTICSYDDYKSRRKLILVFHDISEVRRIEKILRDFVSNASHQLRTPLTSIKGYAETLIDNPPQDEKILKNFLGTIRDNADHMSKVITGMFALARSEYSGKKLRTKPTDLQKCIELSMANLKSLAENNNIDLSKDEIPQINVTGTNEGLVQIFDNLIENAIKYAPENTEVVVHAETNDDFAIIKVVDEGPGIAVADKERIFERFFKLDENAVGHGSSGLGLALCRSLARNFNGDIWVESPVDAATGTGSSFCVKLPVTAEQASESAQDSQ; translated from the coding sequence TTGCCTAAAACATCACTACACATGAAGATTCTGCTTTGGGGTTGGGCCGTGCTGCTCTGCGCCCTGCTGCTGACCTTCTGGTTTTACTATGGAACGGTGTCAGAAGAGCTGACCGCTTCCAGCAGGCAAAACACTTCCCGCCTTCTGAATTATGTGCGCTGGAAAATCAGCCACAGCCCGGTCAACCCCGGCACTCCCGCATTTCAAAATGAAATTAACGAGTTGGGTTCCCATCTCGACATCCGCATTACCTATATAAAAAGCGGTAAGGTTCTGGCCGACTCCGATGTTAAAACAAGCAGGCTGCCCGAACTTGACGACCATTCCAACCGCCCGGAAGTCATTGCTGCCGAAACCAGCGAAACCGGAAAAGATATCCGCTACAGCAAAACTCTGCAAACCCGCATGCTCTACGTTGCTAAATCCATGGGCAATAACGGAGAGTTCATCCGTCTGGCCCTGCCTTACTCGGTAATCGGGGAAAGGCTGGACCGGGTTATGATCCATTTCTCCATACTTCTGGGCTTACTGACTGTAGGTTCCGCAATATTGCTGGTATTCATCGGCAAGCGCACCACCTCTGCCGTGAGGGAAGTTTCTGCTACCGCGCAGGCCATCGGAGAAGGAGACTACAGCAAGCGTATCAGGGTCATTCCCGGTGGGGAATACAAGTTGATGGCAAATTCCATCAACACCATGGCCAAAAAAATCAAAGGACACATTCGGATAATTGAAGATCAGCGCAACCAGCTTGATGCCATGTTCGAAAACATGACTGAAGGCATTATGGTCCTCGACCCGCAAGGCAAAATTGAATCTGTCAATAAATCCATGACCCGACTGGTTCCGGACACGCAACAATTTGTAGGCAGAATGCCTCTTGAAGTGCTGACCCGCCATGAAATTCAGGATGCGGTTGATAAAATAATCAAACACGGCAGTAAAAAGGATTCTGATTCCCTGATAGTGGATCTTGCGGACGGGCGTTCCATGAATGTGACCATCTGCTCTTACGATGACTACAAAAGCCGTCGCAAACTTATCCTTGTGTTCCACGATATCAGTGAAGTCCGCCGCATAGAAAAAATTCTCCGCGACTTTGTATCCAATGCCTCGCATCAATTGCGCACCCCGCTGACCAGCATCAAGGGATATGCAGAAACCCTGATCGACAATCCTCCGCAGGACGAAAAGATACTCAAAAATTTCCTTGGAACTATCCGCGATAATGCCGATCACATGTCCAAGGTCATCACCGGCATGTTCGCCCTTGCCCGCAGTGAATATTCTGGCAAGAAACTACGCACCAAGCCCACTGACCTGCAAAAATGCATAGAACTGAGCATGGCAAACCTTAAGTCTCTCGCGGAGAACAATAACATTGACTTAAGCAAAGACGAAATTCCGCAAATAAATGTCACCGGAACCAATGAAGGACTGGTCCAGATTTTCGACAACCTGATTGAGAACGCCATCAAATATGCACCGGAAAACACCGAAGTGGTAGTCCATGCTGAAACTAATGATGATTTTGCCATAATCAAAGTTGTTGATGAAGGACCGGGGATTGCTGTCGCGGATAAAGAACGTATTTTCGAAAGATTTTTCAAACTGGATGAAAACGCTGTAGGACACGGCAGTTCAGGACTCGGACTGGCCCTGTGCCGCAGCCTTGCACGAAACTTTAACGGCGACATCTGGGTGGAAAGCCCGGTTGACGCTGCAACAGGTACCGGATCTTCATTTTGTGTGAAACTCCCGGTAACAGCTGAACAAGCTTCTGAATCCGCTCAGGATTCACAATAA
- the rlmN gene encoding 23S rRNA (adenine(2503)-C(2))-methyltransferase RlmN gives MPDKNRKIDILDLEYSELESFISQELKAPRFRTDQIWQWLWQKGAADFDSMTNLAKNLREALKSKAVINHPQVDLVQTSKDGTIKMLLRLNDGALVETVLIPMEGRYTQCLSTQVGCAMACTFCSTGLMGFERNMSMSEMLGQVLAGRKYLRENNLDPLKNLVFMGMGEPLLNLDNLIRTLRNLNNQDGLSFVPRRITVSSVGFVKQLEELGKTGLTLPAISLHAPTQELREKIMPKAAKTHINDLLDAMDNFPLKPREKVTYEYLLLGGVNDSIEHAKQLVKLLGHRRCKVNLIAYNPGDDPLYEAPSRDKVLAFEKYLWDKKITATIRRSMGQDIKAACGQLKADQEKK, from the coding sequence ATGCCAGATAAAAATAGAAAGATAGACATACTTGATTTGGAATACAGCGAGCTTGAATCCTTTATCTCGCAGGAGCTTAAGGCTCCCCGTTTTCGCACTGACCAGATCTGGCAGTGGCTCTGGCAGAAGGGTGCTGCGGATTTTGATTCCATGACCAATCTTGCCAAGAATCTGCGTGAAGCTCTGAAGAGCAAAGCGGTTATTAACCATCCGCAGGTTGATTTGGTCCAGACCAGCAAGGACGGCACAATTAAGATGCTCTTGCGTCTTAATGACGGTGCTTTAGTTGAGACAGTGCTTATCCCCATGGAAGGGCGTTACACCCAGTGTCTGTCCACTCAGGTGGGCTGTGCCATGGCTTGTACCTTCTGTAGTACCGGCTTGATGGGTTTTGAGCGCAACATGAGTATGTCCGAGATGCTCGGGCAAGTGCTGGCGGGCCGCAAATATCTACGCGAAAACAATCTTGATCCGCTCAAGAACCTTGTTTTCATGGGTATGGGCGAACCATTGCTCAACCTCGATAACCTGATTCGTACGCTGCGCAATCTCAATAATCAGGACGGACTTTCTTTCGTGCCCCGGCGTATAACTGTTTCTTCGGTGGGTTTCGTCAAGCAGCTTGAAGAATTGGGCAAGACCGGGTTGACTCTTCCGGCTATTTCTTTGCATGCACCTACTCAGGAATTGCGCGAAAAGATTATGCCCAAGGCCGCCAAGACTCATATTAACGATCTGCTTGACGCTATGGATAACTTTCCGCTCAAGCCGAGGGAAAAGGTAACTTATGAATATCTGTTGCTGGGCGGGGTGAATGATTCCATTGAGCATGCCAAGCAATTGGTCAAGCTGCTCGGTCATCGCCGCTGCAAAGTTAACCTTATCGCCTATAATCCCGGCGATGATCCGCTTTACGAGGCCCCTTCAAGAGATAAGGTGCTGGCATTTGAAAAATATCTTTGGGATAAGAAGATAACCGCAACTATCCGCAGGTCCATGGGGCAGGATATCAAAGCGGCTTGCGGACAGCTAAAAGCTGACCAGGAAAAGAAATGA
- a CDS encoding QacE family quaternary ammonium compound efflux SMR transporter gives MTTYINLFLAIVFEVVATSSLKASEGFTKLVPSLIVIVGYAATFYFLSLVLKTMPVGTAYAIWCGLGIVLVTIVSVFLYGQIPDLPAILGIFLILAGVCVINYFSKTIVH, from the coding sequence ATGACCACTTATATAAATCTATTTTTGGCAATTGTATTTGAAGTCGTGGCGACAAGTTCTTTGAAAGCTTCTGAGGGTTTTACCAAGCTGGTTCCGAGCCTGATCGTAATTGTCGGATATGCTGCTACATTTTACTTTCTTTCACTTGTACTCAAGACCATGCCTGTTGGTACGGCTTACGCCATCTGGTGTGGATTGGGCATTGTTCTGGTCACGATTGTGAGCGTTTTTCTATATGGTCAGATCCCTGATTTACCGGCCATTCTGGGAATCTTTCTTATTTTGGCCGGGGTCTGCGTAATCAATTATTTTTCCAAAACCATTGTACATTAG
- a CDS encoding DUF47 family protein, producing MHFRLPFLGLIVNKDPMEGLVKHYDKIAECIHIINDSVECYVAGNDTCREFTELIEQIDTVEGQADKIKRSIRNHLPHSMFMSVDKVLFFNYTRSQDNVLDYAQEALHWLAIRKVAIPTEYQKDLILLLSEVNDTTTSLGPALKATIALNDGKSIDREGTKNKFRKVRKHYARSMELRKELSKRIYNSDMDFKDIYQLTHFVDCLNEMAHQAETCADMLRAMIAR from the coding sequence ATGCACTTTCGTCTTCCTTTCTTAGGCCTTATTGTAAACAAAGACCCCATGGAAGGGCTGGTCAAACACTACGACAAAATCGCTGAGTGTATCCACATCATCAACGATTCTGTTGAGTGCTATGTTGCCGGAAACGATACCTGCCGCGAATTCACAGAACTTATCGAACAGATCGATACCGTTGAAGGACAGGCTGACAAAATCAAGCGTTCCATCCGCAACCACCTGCCGCACTCCATGTTCATGTCCGTGGATAAGGTTTTGTTCTTCAACTACACCCGCAGTCAGGACAATGTACTGGACTACGCACAGGAAGCCCTGCACTGGCTCGCTATCCGCAAGGTAGCCATCCCCACAGAGTACCAGAAAGACCTGATCCTGCTGCTCTCTGAAGTAAACGACACCACTACCAGCCTCGGCCCCGCCCTGAAGGCTACCATCGCCCTCAATGATGGAAAATCCATTGACCGCGAAGGCACCAAGAACAAATTCCGCAAAGTGCGCAAGCACTACGCACGTTCCATGGAACTGCGCAAGGAACTTTCCAAACGTATCTACAATTCCGACATGGATTTCAAAGATATATACCAGCTCACCCATTTCGTAGACTGCCTCAACGAAATGGCACATCAGGCTGAAACCTGCGCTGATATGCTGCGGGCTATGATCGCCAGATAA
- a CDS encoding glycosyl transferase, with the protein MEYRQDSGLDGFCRKNWALLLGLLLLFSAAVSFYGTWLNYFYDIDEPKYARAVYEMIHSGNLLAPMFDGIPRMEKPPLAYWVMSPFAWLASLDGFSGNVLTLLRLPTVICSVLMVLGTALTGRKLFGPATGLLAGMILQSSVLFKFMTVMMKVDVVFACCVTWATYFYLQRYLGDRSPRVAIGGVILTALGVLAKGPFAFLPMAGYALAVGIRHNVNKKHESTESASFLSAFNIKGLIAAKWNDRNILLLWFIAGCAPFFLWLYGAWLTTGFDYTQGLLGQFFHNTASTSSKVTNKLSHLDPYFDTLTVIFFPWGGYVFGAVYGVYRSVREKFNEKYVFMACVFLVYLLVFTLLFKLKSNRYMLPMLPLLSIFVCDWLVNAKRDKMYRTLFEMGFVWILSMAAMLGYRSFKSMSVSVNLADRVPVGQYMELMFPFFIALGAFFLVLLIVSIKQSQRPVLHIVVGSLAITAVMPFYYNALPSYTSLAENRPLPILGQALTDRIAEFSDGDTLVLHRPFFIKTFPDVVYYLKKLDKDGNCLYSLSSGARPGDLMQALATPSIAADLFKKEHPDAEKYPVYQYLKNKEFKNAVLLLSSTDYYRFKPFIDSLPPMIKNLVVVEERELLTIKWIKDKVYIVRFNPGKMK; encoded by the coding sequence ATGGAATATAGACAGGATTCAGGACTAGATGGGTTTTGCCGCAAAAACTGGGCCTTGCTGCTCGGTTTGCTGCTTTTGTTTTCCGCCGCAGTTTCCTTTTACGGAACATGGTTGAATTACTTTTACGATATTGATGAGCCCAAGTATGCCCGTGCGGTTTATGAAATGATCCATAGTGGTAACCTGCTTGCTCCTATGTTTGACGGCATACCGCGTATGGAAAAGCCTCCGCTGGCCTATTGGGTTATGTCTCCCTTTGCGTGGTTGGCTTCCCTTGACGGTTTCAGCGGTAATGTCCTTACCCTGCTGCGTTTGCCCACAGTAATCTGCTCCGTGCTCATGGTGCTGGGAACCGCACTCACCGGGCGCAAACTCTTCGGTCCTGCCACCGGGCTACTGGCCGGGATGATCCTGCAAAGTTCAGTGCTTTTCAAGTTCATGACCGTGATGATGAAGGTGGACGTGGTTTTTGCTTGCTGTGTTACTTGGGCCACGTATTTTTATCTACAGCGTTATCTTGGAGATAGAAGTCCCCGTGTAGCTATCGGTGGCGTCATACTTACCGCGCTGGGGGTGCTGGCCAAAGGTCCTTTCGCTTTTCTGCCCATGGCCGGGTATGCATTGGCAGTGGGCATCCGCCATAATGTTAATAAAAAACATGAATCCACTGAATCAGCATCTTTTCTTTCAGCATTTAATATCAAGGGGCTGATTGCTGCTAAGTGGAATGATCGCAATATTCTGTTGCTTTGGTTTATTGCCGGATGCGCACCCTTCTTTCTTTGGCTTTATGGTGCATGGCTGACAACTGGATTTGACTATACTCAAGGGCTGCTCGGGCAGTTCTTCCATAACACCGCCTCTACAAGTTCCAAAGTTACTAATAAGTTGAGCCATCTTGATCCTTATTTTGACACCCTTACAGTTATATTCTTTCCGTGGGGAGGGTATGTGTTCGGGGCTGTTTACGGTGTCTACCGTTCGGTGCGCGAGAAGTTCAATGAAAAATATGTGTTCATGGCCTGCGTTTTTCTGGTCTACCTGCTGGTCTTCACTCTGCTTTTCAAGCTCAAATCCAATCGCTATATGCTTCCGATGCTGCCGCTGCTTTCCATTTTTGTCTGCGACTGGCTGGTCAATGCCAAGCGTGACAAGATGTACCGCACCCTCTTTGAGATGGGCTTTGTCTGGATTCTGTCCATGGCGGCCATGCTCGGCTATCGTTCCTTCAAGTCCATGAGTGTCTCGGTCAACCTTGCGGACCGGGTGCCTGTGGGCCAGTACATGGAATTGATGTTTCCTTTTTTTATCGCCCTTGGGGCATTTTTTCTGGTGCTGCTTATAGTGAGCATCAAGCAGTCCCAGCGTCCGGTCCTGCACATTGTGGTCGGCTCGCTGGCAATTACGGCGGTAATGCCTTTTTATTATAATGCGTTGCCTTCATATACTTCTCTAGCTGAAAATCGTCCCCTGCCCATTCTCGGACAGGCTTTAACCGACAGGATTGCGGAATTTTCAGACGGGGATACCCTTGTTCTGCACCGCCCGTTTTTTATTAAAACCTTCCCGGACGTGGTTTACTATCTTAAAAAGCTTGATAAGGATGGAAACTGCCTGTACTCGCTCAGTTCCGGGGCGCGTCCCGGAGATCTGATGCAGGCTCTGGCGACTCCGTCCATTGCTGCGGATCTGTTCAAGAAGGAACACCCGGATGCTGAAAAATATCCGGTTTACCAGTACCTGAAGAATAAAGAATTCAAGAATGCGGTCCTGCTGCTTTCTTCAACTGATTACTATAGATTTAAACCTTTCATCGACTCCCTCCCACCCATGATTAAAAATCTTGTGGTTGTTGAAGAGCGGGAGTTGCTGACCATTAAATGGATTAAGGACAAGGTGTATATTGTCCGCTTTAATCCCGGTAAAATGAAATAA
- a CDS encoding ferrous iron transport protein A, with amino-acid sequence MSLTLRNAPVEKNLMLKAVTSESLKNRLERMGLHIGSELEIMSEDSVQHPVRIKGPQGEVLLAAGMASKVIVHHDDGHKTPVFEMNPGEKGHIEGLTAGSHLEKSLKILGIAEGDNLELIRCLPPMSYKAVVDGKQNTMTEGMAAKIWGECDGVSCQLATCGKGRPFAVKNILGGPRAAKSISAIGIKPGASITLESVEPARAIGMTPGARIIIMTKEGLRLHLRPDQAETMLVSEI; translated from the coding sequence ATGTCCCTGACATTAAGAAATGCACCTGTAGAGAAAAACCTAATGCTCAAGGCTGTGACCAGCGAAAGCCTGAAAAACCGCCTTGAACGCATGGGACTCCATATCGGTTCAGAACTGGAAATCATGTCCGAAGATTCGGTACAGCATCCGGTAAGAATCAAAGGGCCACAGGGTGAAGTTCTGCTCGCGGCGGGAATGGCCTCCAAGGTTATTGTCCACCACGATGACGGGCATAAAACCCCGGTCTTTGAGATGAACCCCGGTGAAAAGGGTCACATCGAAGGGCTGACCGCCGGATCACACCTCGAAAAAAGCCTCAAAATCCTAGGTATTGCTGAGGGGGATAATCTGGAGCTGATCCGCTGCCTGCCCCCCATGTCCTACAAGGCAGTGGTAGACGGCAAACAGAACACCATGACCGAAGGAATGGCAGCCAAAATATGGGGCGAATGTGACGGCGTGTCCTGCCAGTTGGCAACCTGCGGCAAGGGACGTCCTTTTGCTGTTAAAAACATATTAGGCGGACCGAGAGCTGCGAAATCGATATCGGCCATCGGCATCAAGCCCGGGGCAAGTATCACCCTTGAATCAGTCGAACCCGCACGAGCCATCGGTATGACCCCCGGTGCCCGGATAATAATAATGACCAAAGAAGGTTTGCGCTTGCATCTACGGCCTGATCAAGCTGAGACCATGCTGGTTAGTGAAATATAA
- a CDS encoding inorganic phosphate transporter: protein MDIYDLFFYMSLFAGFMMAFNLGANDVANSMASAVGAKAITIRQAVFIAGTLNFAGAVFLGSHVTATVSKGIINPAAIADPKIIMVGMFSALLAAGVWVLISTLTALPVSSTHSIVGAILGFGLVAGGPDVVNWLKMVGIVMSWIISPFFAATIAFLIFTHIRKTILFKKDFIHQAKKWAPIWMGLTVLLISLSFLYKTPVGKSLELPFFGSLALAFAIAGAVWFAGRLAVNKLVGDPEEGAEAVESTFRKLQVGTSCYVALSQGANDVANAIGPVAAIYLISKEHVLLAKADVPLSLLVMGGLGIAIGISLLGHKVMSTVGEKITVLTNTRGFAVDFGAATTVLTASNMGLPVSSTHAAVGAVVGVGLARGFSAVNFKILGRIVLYWVLTVPIAAFTSIIIFSLLKWAFI from the coding sequence ATGGATATTTACGATCTGTTTTTTTACATGTCCCTGTTTGCAGGGTTCATGATGGCTTTCAACCTTGGCGCAAACGACGTGGCAAATTCCATGGCCTCGGCTGTCGGCGCAAAAGCCATCACTATCCGGCAGGCAGTATTCATAGCAGGGACACTAAACTTCGCCGGTGCGGTGTTCCTCGGCTCCCATGTGACCGCAACGGTCAGCAAGGGGATTATCAACCCGGCAGCCATAGCCGACCCCAAGATTATCATGGTCGGTATGTTCTCGGCCCTGCTTGCCGCAGGGGTCTGGGTCCTTATTTCAACCCTGACCGCCCTACCGGTATCCTCAACACATTCAATTGTTGGTGCGATTCTCGGTTTCGGACTTGTTGCAGGTGGCCCTGATGTGGTCAACTGGCTAAAAATGGTCGGGATTGTAATGTCATGGATTATTTCGCCATTCTTTGCCGCAACCATCGCTTTTCTAATCTTCACCCACATAAGAAAAACAATCCTCTTTAAAAAGGATTTTATCCATCAAGCCAAAAAATGGGCTCCAATCTGGATGGGGTTGACTGTTCTACTGATTTCTCTATCATTTCTATACAAAACACCGGTAGGAAAAAGCCTTGAACTTCCCTTTTTCGGATCATTGGCCTTGGCTTTTGCTATTGCCGGGGCAGTATGGTTTGCAGGAAGGCTTGCAGTTAACAAGCTGGTCGGTGACCCAGAAGAAGGCGCAGAAGCAGTAGAAAGCACATTCCGCAAGCTTCAGGTCGGGACTTCCTGCTATGTCGCTCTTTCACAGGGAGCTAACGATGTAGCAAATGCCATCGGACCTGTTGCAGCAATCTACCTTATATCCAAGGAACATGTACTACTTGCCAAGGCAGATGTCCCTCTCAGTCTTCTGGTCATGGGTGGACTTGGAATTGCCATCGGTATTTCCCTTCTCGGACACAAGGTAATGTCAACAGTTGGTGAAAAGATTACCGTACTTACCAACACAAGAGGCTTTGCCGTTGACTTCGGAGCTGCTACAACAGTATTGACAGCATCCAATATGGGGTTACCTGTATCATCAACCCACGCAGCAGTAGGCGCAGTTGTAGGTGTTGGCCTTGCGAGAGGTTTTTCAGCTGTCAACTTTAAAATTCTCGGAAGAATCGTGCTTTACTGGGTACTGACCGTTCCCATTGCAGCATTCACAAGTATAATCATTTTCAGCCTGCTTAAATGGGCTTTCATTTAG
- a CDS encoding cyclic nucleotide-binding protein, translating into MRFSIFIRLLLFAIAISLLPAIVNASPTLVSIGDFLTPSGQPVLEFKAFIQQRLTTAGLSCENCTAQSPESRYTLSGLMVRDDKGTSFSALLTDNFHLEPDVFIKGKQIGGSNSEPAAQRLAESAARLIANQSVASIEVSGDSRLTPNAVMALAQILPGEKATPQKIIAARIILENCGLFEKARIYLTPGAEGRKVKISVKERDSILLANMPGPGKAVLDNILGPQDTTLPEFPAITEDNFPGLRNATCGGYLAYRAENILTRLRNGENSFSVDDVEELVAVAATIRNSISTYDASCRDMCIILMKLCSVLDSQTIRTISEKLQQGMNLNETGPHALEKNLERIEFLTQAYGATQEAQLILSSRIFHDRIHSPVIPWILYSLGEQALKAEDITRAAPLLSGAIAISSLPVSPEMLLTTAMAQYSNLDIEAGGAAATQLKPLLANPDLDSELRRQISSLPRRAELCETATSITDQDVFDLQLEKGNALILLDRPDLAEPLFHKLHGLRPNDARPFTGFGRLAFQRTDNLLSARPYLERAEHMKNKDRFFYELALGFKLERIIAEALPTIRIDGRNSEEASATRFLLPKTLEYATGYDEFNRPQAQLIKAGVDVLGEWLAYPAMSTEEAFDNMFRQTLRLDSETGNQPEILAACLYFSTNSTDRAEARKLISRPMSVKAGVKPRFLQLNLLIREMTLTPSSELAEALEQAERSSFSDARNREEAVILKADALAVVGLYTNSTALLERAESLYTLAVDLNDGNNGRLLNNLACVNLALGMVEEADDLYDEALDSNPEAGEVVKMGKLVSSLSGEERTFALEKFAANNISQQLKAAALELSGASNSTAGPGNDFSAGMMGIYLNEDRKIETGYDNYTGLSINFKYNSNIWLLPIQLKTAEQSR; encoded by the coding sequence ATGCGTTTTTCAATTTTCATAAGACTTCTTTTATTTGCAATCGCCATTTCCCTGCTGCCTGCAATAGTAAACGCATCCCCAACGCTCGTATCAATCGGCGATTTTCTGACCCCTTCCGGTCAGCCCGTACTTGAATTCAAAGCCTTCATTCAACAACGATTGACCACTGCCGGACTCAGTTGTGAAAACTGCACAGCCCAGTCCCCTGAATCAAGATACACCCTCTCCGGACTAATGGTCAGGGATGATAAAGGCACCTCTTTTTCAGCTTTACTGACCGACAATTTCCATCTTGAACCGGATGTATTCATTAAAGGAAAGCAGATCGGCGGCAGCAATTCCGAGCCGGCAGCACAAAGGCTTGCCGAATCGGCTGCCCGACTCATCGCAAACCAGTCCGTGGCTTCCATTGAAGTCAGCGGAGACTCCCGGCTGACTCCAAATGCAGTTATGGCATTGGCCCAGATATTACCCGGAGAAAAAGCAACTCCGCAAAAAATCATTGCCGCCCGGATAATCCTTGAAAATTGCGGTTTATTCGAAAAAGCACGGATTTACCTAACCCCCGGAGCTGAAGGCCGGAAAGTAAAAATTTCAGTCAAAGAAAGGGATTCTATTCTCCTCGCCAATATGCCCGGTCCCGGCAAAGCCGTTCTGGATAATATCCTGGGACCTCAAGACACAACCCTGCCCGAATTTCCGGCCATTACCGAAGACAATTTTCCCGGCCTGCGCAACGCCACCTGCGGCGGATATCTGGCTTACCGGGCTGAGAACATTCTAACCCGGCTACGTAATGGCGAAAACAGCTTCAGCGTAGACGATGTGGAAGAACTGGTTGCCGTTGCCGCAACCATCAGAAACAGCATATCTACTTATGATGCCTCCTGCCGTGATATGTGCATCATCCTGATGAAACTTTGTTCCGTGCTGGATTCCCAAACAATCCGTACTATATCTGAAAAACTGCAACAGGGCATGAACCTGAATGAAACAGGGCCGCATGCTCTTGAAAAGAACCTTGAACGCATTGAATTTCTAACTCAGGCATATGGAGCGACGCAGGAAGCGCAATTAATACTTTCCTCCCGCATTTTCCACGACCGCATTCATTCCCCGGTCATTCCATGGATTCTGTATTCCCTTGGAGAGCAGGCCCTGAAAGCGGAAGACATTACCCGTGCAGCTCCTCTGCTTAGCGGAGCCATTGCGATTTCTTCACTTCCGGTATCGCCTGAAATGCTCCTGACAACAGCCATGGCCCAATACAGCAACCTTGATATTGAAGCAGGCGGAGCTGCCGCTACCCAGCTCAAACCGTTGCTGGCCAACCCCGATCTGGACAGTGAGCTGCGCCGCCAAATAAGTTCCCTGCCCCGCCGGGCAGAACTCTGCGAAACAGCCACTTCCATAACTGATCAAGATGTTTTTGACCTGCAACTGGAGAAAGGAAATGCACTCATCCTGCTGGATAGGCCCGATCTTGCTGAACCCCTCTTCCACAAACTGCACGGCTTAAGACCGAATGATGCACGTCCCTTTACCGGGTTCGGGCGTCTTGCTTTCCAGCGGACAGACAATCTGCTCTCGGCAAGGCCCTACCTTGAAAGGGCTGAGCATATGAAAAATAAAGACCGTTTTTTCTACGAACTGGCTCTGGGCTTCAAGCTGGAACGGATCATCGCCGAAGCACTCCCGACCATCAGAATTGACGGACGCAATTCCGAGGAAGCTTCAGCCACAAGATTTCTCCTGCCCAAAACTCTGGAATACGCTACAGGATACGACGAATTCAACCGCCCACAGGCCCAGCTGATCAAGGCTGGAGTTGATGTTCTCGGAGAATGGCTGGCCTACCCTGCCATGAGCACGGAAGAAGCATTTGATAACATGTTCCGCCAGACTTTGAGACTTGATTCCGAGACCGGAAACCAGCCGGAAATCCTTGCTGCCTGCCTCTACTTCTCCACAAACTCAACAGACAGAGCAGAAGCCCGCAAACTCATATCCCGGCCCATGTCCGTTAAAGCAGGAGTGAAGCCGAGATTCCTGCAACTGAATCTGCTGATCCGGGAAATGACTCTAACCCCTTCCTCGGAACTAGCCGAAGCTCTGGAGCAGGCAGAGAGATCCAGTTTTTCAGATGCCAGAAACAGGGAAGAGGCTGTGATCCTGAAAGCGGACGCCCTCGCAGTTGTCGGGCTGTACACAAATTCCACAGCATTATTGGAAAGGGCGGAATCTTTGTATACCCTTGCTGTTGATTTGAACGACGGAAATAACGGCAGACTGCTCAACAACCTTGCCTGCGTGAATCTCGCACTGGGCATGGTTGAAGAAGCGGATGATCTTTACGACGAAGCTCTAGACAGTAACCCGGAAGCCGGGGAAGTAGTGAAAATGGGCAAACTGGTCTCTTCACTTTCCGGCGAAGAAAGAACGTTTGCATTAGAGAAATTTGCCGCAAATAATATTTCGCAACAGCTCAAAGCAGCCGCTCTTGAACTGAGCGGAGCATCAAACAGCACAGCCGGACCGGGAAATGATTTTTCCGCAGGTATGATGGGAATATATCTTAACGAAGACAGGAAAATAGAAACCGGATACGACAACTACACAGGACTATCCATAAATTTTAAATACAACAGCAACATATGGCTCTTGCCTATACAGCTAAAAACAGCAGAACAATCGCGCTAA